From the Thermovirga lienii DSM 17291 genome, one window contains:
- a CDS encoding TRAP dicarboxylate transporter, DctM subunit (PFAM: DctM-like transporters~TIGRFAM: TRAP transporter, DctM subunit~COGs: COG1593 TRAP-type C4-dicarboxylate transport system large permease component~InterPro IPR004681: IPR010656~KEGG: tai:Taci_1441 TRAP dicarboxylate transporter, DctM subunit~PFAM: TRAP C4-dicarboxylate transport system permease DctM subunit~SPTR: TRAP dicarboxylate transporter, DctM subunit;~TIGRFAM: TRAP dicarboxylate transporter, DctM subunit) — MIYVAIVILLFCLMLGVPVPVSFMASSAWLIFFGGPDGSGYQATQLLPYAFSKINSVPLIAIALFIMAGGIMERGKIGEKLIDLVDVFVGHIKGGLGVVGTISCAVFGSISGAACATLSCIGTIMFPRLKAEGYPRGHSAALMANASLLGLLIPPNATLIIFAWISGQPVLACFLSTVVPGLLTITLISLVNMWLLRDNKEVLVAHKRSNAEKWRLLKERGKVALPALMLPIIVLGGIYGGIMTVTEASAVAVLYAIPVGMFVYKGFDWRGLWAPVVESAVTTGVIMAMLFSVSMLSRLYLLEDLPSRLLVLFKSVSENRWVILFMINIFLVIMGMLMDDISVVVLTTPILMPIIMELGFSPIHYAAIVGVNTGLGCITPPAAPVLYLAGRLNNTPIDEMMRPALYFMFLCWGPVLLFTSYFPKLVLFLPHVILGTPW; from the coding sequence ATGATTTATGTTGCCATAGTCATACTCCTTTTTTGTCTTATGTTGGGCGTTCCTGTTCCTGTTAGCTTCATGGCCTCCTCAGCGTGGCTCATATTCTTTGGTGGGCCTGATGGTTCTGGATATCAGGCGACGCAGCTTTTGCCGTACGCGTTCAGCAAGATAAATTCTGTTCCCCTGATAGCCATAGCTTTGTTCATAATGGCCGGTGGTATCATGGAGAGGGGCAAAATAGGGGAAAAACTAATAGATTTGGTGGATGTATTCGTGGGGCATATAAAGGGCGGCCTAGGAGTGGTAGGGACCATTTCCTGCGCGGTCTTTGGCTCCATTTCGGGCGCAGCCTGTGCTACCCTTTCATGTATCGGAACCATAATGTTTCCCAGGTTGAAGGCCGAAGGGTATCCCAGGGGACATTCTGCGGCTCTTATGGCCAATGCCTCTCTTTTAGGTCTTTTGATACCCCCCAATGCAACATTGATAATTTTTGCTTGGATAAGTGGGCAGCCTGTTTTGGCTTGTTTTCTCTCCACTGTCGTTCCTGGTCTTTTGACAATAACTTTGATAAGCCTGGTCAACATGTGGCTTCTAAGGGACAATAAAGAGGTTTTGGTGGCTCATAAAAGGTCCAATGCCGAAAAATGGCGGCTCCTAAAGGAAAGAGGTAAGGTTGCCCTTCCAGCTCTTATGCTCCCCATAATAGTCCTTGGCGGTATATACGGAGGCATAATGACGGTTACCGAGGCTTCTGCAGTAGCGGTGCTCTATGCCATTCCCGTGGGTATGTTCGTTTACAAGGGGTTCGACTGGCGGGGGCTGTGGGCTCCTGTCGTTGAGTCGGCGGTCACGACGGGCGTAATCATGGCGATGCTGTTTTCCGTTTCCATGCTGAGCCGTCTCTACTTGCTGGAGGATTTGCCCTCCAGGTTGCTGGTCCTCTTTAAATCGGTTTCGGAGAACCGCTGGGTGATACTTTTCATGATCAATATATTCTTGGTGATAATGGGCATGCTTATGGATGACATAAGTGTGGTGGTGCTAACGACTCCAATACTGATGCCCATAATTATGGAGCTAGGGTTCAGCCCTATACACTACGCAGCCATAGTGGGAGTCAACACTGGACTGGGCTGCATTACCCCTCCGGCTGCGCCGGTGCTTTACCTAGCAGGTAGGCTCAACAACACTCCAATAGATGAGATGATGAGGCCTGCCCTTTATTTTATGTTTTTGTGTTGGGGGCCAGTTCTTCTTTTTACGAGCTATTTCCCAAAACTTGTTTTGTTCTTGCCCCACGTGATTTTGGGGACTCCATGGTAG
- a CDS encoding TRAP-type C4-dicarboxylate transport system small permease component-like protein (PFAM: Tripartite ATP-independent periplasmic transporters, DctQ component~COGs: COG3090 TRAP-type C4-dicarboxylate transport system small permease component~KEGG: tai:Taci_1442 TRAP-type C4-dicarboxylate transport system small permease component-like protein~SPTR: TRAP-type C4-dicarboxylate transport system small permease component-like protein) — MIEKQNAAVVETEDRVGFKQPSNIFDKIVVNSFSLVTFSMSILLTILISLATFTRYILKGDLYGYEEWVKLLAFWLYFSGAAIGAFNGTHVSADLVQSYVPNGTLKRFLVFLKDLITVGVTALFVWYGYDFFMFGFRGPLGTGVAIPMTTIWRIPMWWSYLAVFLGLVFMLYYFSVYLFKSAKELFLGGSK, encoded by the coding sequence TTGATAGAAAAACAGAATGCAGCTGTGGTGGAGACCGAAGATAGGGTCGGTTTCAAACAGCCAAGCAACATTTTCGACAAGATAGTAGTGAATTCCTTCTCTTTGGTCACCTTCAGCATGTCCATATTGTTGACCATATTGATATCCCTTGCCACGTTTACTCGATATATCTTAAAGGGAGACCTTTATGGCTACGAGGAGTGGGTCAAGCTTTTGGCCTTTTGGCTTTATTTTTCGGGGGCAGCCATAGGGGCTTTCAACGGGACTCACGTTTCCGCTGACTTGGTTCAATCTTACGTACCCAATGGGACATTAAAAAGATTTTTGGTCTTTCTGAAGGATTTGATAACCGTAGGCGTTACTGCCCTGTTTGTCTGGTATGGTTACGACTTTTTCATGTTCGGTTTTAGGGGCCCCTTGGGGACTGGTGTTGCAATTCCTATGACTACCATATGGCGGATACCTATGTGGTGGTCCTACCTTGCTGTCTTCTTGGGGCTGGTTTTTATGCTTTATTACTTTTCTGTGTATCTTTTTAAAAGTGCCAAAGAACTGTTTTTAGGAGGATCAAAATGA
- a CDS encoding Extracellular solute-binding protein, family 7 (PFAM: Bacterial extracellular solute-binding protein, family 7~COGs: COG1638 TRAP-type C4-dicarboxylate transport system periplasmic component~InterPro IPR018389~KEGG: tai:Taci_1443 TRAP dicarboxylate transporter-DctP subunit~PFAM: Extracellular solute-binding protein, family 7~SPTR: TRAP dicarboxylate transporter-DctP subunit), whose protein sequence is MSKGKMYLSLVVGFVVVFTLMAGAAFAAPEITLKFAGQSPSDHPATMLMNEIAKEVAEKSNGRIEIKVYPASQLGDYELVYEEMIRGTIDMSCTSVPSQFDPRLELVYINGFVKGYDDVKRIFAPNTWLFNKMDELNQRLGVKLLGFFIEGMIGTGTVKPANEPLNPNVDKGVLIRVPNMDVYKLAAEAMGYRTVTIPWSDVYQSLQTGVCEGVNGFSVAAAYTMLRDVLKHWYMTNYSLECLNYMVSMKTWAKLSPEDQKIIAEAVAHASAKSIEEAKANDEKYMQLMRDQGIEVHTYSPEELVPIAKACASTWPKLKDKMTPELIDEFIKELAPKD, encoded by the coding sequence GTGAGCAAAGGTAAAATGTATTTAAGCTTAGTGGTAGGTTTTGTTGTAGTCTTCACATTAATGGCAGGTGCAGCTTTTGCAGCTCCTGAGATTACCCTGAAATTCGCTGGTCAATCCCCCTCAGATCACCCTGCGACGATGTTGATGAACGAGATTGCGAAGGAAGTAGCTGAGAAGTCCAACGGACGTATTGAGATTAAAGTTTATCCCGCTAGCCAGTTGGGTGACTATGAACTGGTCTATGAGGAAATGATTCGCGGAACCATAGATATGTCCTGTACGTCGGTCCCCAGTCAGTTTGACCCCAGACTTGAGTTGGTTTACATCAACGGCTTCGTAAAAGGTTATGATGACGTCAAGCGGATATTCGCTCCCAACACTTGGCTTTTTAATAAGATGGACGAGTTGAACCAGAGGTTGGGCGTCAAGCTTTTGGGATTCTTCATCGAAGGAATGATCGGTACTGGTACCGTGAAACCTGCCAACGAACCTCTTAATCCAAACGTGGACAAAGGTGTTCTCATCCGAGTCCCCAATATGGACGTGTACAAACTTGCTGCTGAGGCCATGGGATACAGAACGGTCACCATACCTTGGTCCGACGTCTATCAGTCTCTTCAGACTGGAGTCTGCGAGGGCGTCAACGGCTTCTCCGTTGCTGCTGCTTATACGATGTTGAGGGACGTTTTGAAGCACTGGTATATGACCAACTACTCGCTGGAGTGTTTGAATTACATGGTGAGCATGAAGACCTGGGCTAAATTGAGCCCAGAAGACCAGAAGATTATTGCTGAGGCCGTCGCCCATGCTAGCGCCAAGAGTATTGAGGAAGCGAAGGCCAACGACGAAAAATATATGCAGCTAATGAGAGACCAAGGTATCGAGGTTCATACTTATAGTCCGGAAGAACTCGTTCCCATAGCAAAGGCTTGCGCCAGCACTTGGCCTAAGTTAAAAGACAAGATGACTCCAGAGCTAATCGACGAATTTATAAAGGAGCTCGCTCCTAAAGATTAA
- a CDS encoding proline racemase (PFAM: Proline racemase~COGs: COG3938 Proline racemase~InterPro IPR008794~KEGG: tai:Taci_0460 proline racemase~PFAM: proline racemase~PRIAM: Proline racemase~SPTR: Proline racemase): MEITRATAVVDSHTGGEPTRIIIGGGPWLKGKTMQERWKYLNTHLKDFRDFVMHEPRGHSDMFGAFLTPPEREDSHYGVLFMDSGEGVAMCGHGSIGTAYTLVELGMVPRTEPVTKVVLDTPAGQITLDVEYQDGKVGEVTLANVPAFVYATDVEIPLPSLGGKKVRLDISYGGNFFAIVKAEDLGFSLEREEAPELLRIGQEILQVINEQYPVAHPTEPHINYVGLVEFSLERDGAPTKNCVVFGESNVDRSPCGTGTCAKMALLASKGKLAPGEVFLHESIIGSVFKGYYKPGPKIGEFQTIYPFIKGRASITGFNFLVKQKDDEVGNGFLLPR, translated from the coding sequence ATGGAAATAACCAGGGCCACAGCAGTAGTAGACAGCCATACTGGAGGGGAACCCACTAGAATAATTATCGGAGGTGGTCCTTGGCTTAAGGGAAAGACCATGCAAGAGCGGTGGAAGTACTTAAATACCCACCTCAAAGACTTCCGGGACTTCGTAATGCACGAACCCCGAGGACACTCGGACATGTTTGGTGCCTTTCTAACACCACCAGAACGGGAGGATTCTCACTACGGCGTGCTCTTCATGGATTCAGGAGAAGGTGTGGCCATGTGCGGTCATGGATCCATAGGAACCGCTTACACGCTGGTAGAACTTGGAATGGTACCCCGAACCGAGCCTGTGACAAAAGTGGTGTTAGACACCCCTGCAGGCCAGATAACCTTGGACGTAGAGTACCAGGATGGAAAAGTAGGAGAAGTAACTTTGGCTAACGTTCCAGCCTTCGTATATGCCACCGATGTGGAAATTCCTTTGCCATCCCTCGGAGGCAAAAAGGTCCGCCTTGACATTTCTTACGGCGGGAACTTCTTCGCTATAGTCAAAGCGGAGGATCTGGGCTTTTCATTGGAAAGGGAGGAAGCCCCCGAACTTTTGCGCATCGGGCAGGAAATTCTCCAAGTCATAAACGAGCAATACCCGGTAGCGCACCCCACGGAACCCCATATAAACTACGTAGGGCTTGTTGAGTTCTCTTTGGAGAGAGATGGTGCTCCAACCAAAAACTGTGTGGTCTTCGGAGAAAGCAATGTGGATCGTTCTCCCTGCGGAACAGGCACCTGCGCGAAAATGGCCCTCCTTGCCTCAAAAGGCAAATTAGCACCTGGCGAAGTTTTCCTCCACGAAAGTATCATAGGGAGCGTATTCAAAGGATATTACAAACCTGGCCCCAAAATAGGAGAATTTCAGACCATATATCCCTTCATAAAAGGGCGGGCGAGCATCACCGGATTCAACTTCCTAGTCAAACAAAAAGACGATGAAGTAGGTAATGGCTTCTTGCTGCCCAGATAA
- a CDS encoding serine dehydratase alpha chain (PFAM: Serine dehydratase alpha chain; Serine dehydratase beta chain~TIGRFAM: L-serine dehydratase, iron-sulfur-dependent, beta subunit~COGs: COG1760 L-serine deaminase~InterPro IPR005131: IPR005130~KEGG: tai:Taci_1548 serine dehydratase alpha chain~PFAM: serine dehydratase alpha chain; serine dehydratase beta chain~SPTR: Serine dehydratase alpha chain), with amino-acid sequence MKQVSILNNVIGPVMRGPSSSHTAGPWRIGKLAVDLLGDKPKSATFFIDPKSSLAVCYHDQGSDLALVSGILGKDLTNPDFFNALKLAPKEGLTVSFKLESFPEADHPNSIFVILEGHGGSMVRMHAKSIGGGSIEITSVDDLPVLIKGDSHEVLVEMAPNSSGTDASTILSKWAQKLKNIKKQDKSALHGSSPSAPPKELLEELKGSPEVERLRYARPVMFPIAGKEMFKDLKTLLDLANENNWTLGDAALFYEHNILQISIDTLNEEMKKRLHIMLNAVKEGLNPEKISMRLLKPTAQKIMTAIESDGVFLGGTHLKAASRAMAAMHVSSSGGVVCAAPTGGSAGLIPGVMATLMEDMGLSEDDAVRSLWAAGAVGLLLDQRSTFAAEVAGCQVEIGAAGAMAAAAVVEAAKGSAGQACDAAAILFQNVMGSVCDLIQGIVEIPCHTRNAALASQAFLCADLILGGYQNPVPLDETIDAVDSVGRMLPEELRCTSRGGIAICPSALALPRLDLQKQ; translated from the coding sequence ATGAAGCAGGTAAGCATCCTGAATAATGTAATAGGACCGGTAATGAGAGGGCCATCGAGCTCTCATACGGCAGGTCCCTGGAGAATTGGCAAGTTGGCGGTTGATTTGCTAGGGGATAAACCAAAGAGCGCTACTTTTTTTATAGACCCCAAAAGCTCTCTTGCTGTCTGCTACCACGACCAGGGAAGCGACCTAGCGTTGGTTTCAGGAATCCTAGGCAAAGATTTAACCAATCCCGACTTTTTTAATGCTCTAAAACTGGCTCCAAAGGAAGGCCTTACCGTCTCTTTTAAGCTGGAAAGCTTCCCGGAGGCCGACCACCCAAACAGCATTTTTGTGATTCTGGAGGGTCATGGCGGTTCCATGGTCAGGATGCACGCCAAATCTATCGGAGGTGGCTCTATTGAGATAACATCGGTGGATGATCTTCCCGTATTGATTAAAGGAGACAGCCATGAGGTACTGGTTGAAATGGCACCAAATTCATCGGGCACAGATGCATCGACTATACTCAGCAAGTGGGCACAAAAACTAAAGAACATAAAAAAACAAGATAAAAGTGCGCTGCACGGTTCTTCTCCATCAGCTCCTCCAAAGGAGCTCTTAGAGGAACTTAAAGGTTCTCCCGAAGTAGAAAGATTAAGGTACGCAAGACCCGTAATGTTCCCCATAGCTGGCAAGGAAATGTTCAAGGACCTTAAAACCCTGCTGGATTTAGCGAATGAAAACAACTGGACATTGGGAGATGCAGCTTTGTTTTATGAACATAACATTTTACAGATTTCTATAGACACATTGAACGAGGAAATGAAAAAACGCCTCCACATAATGCTAAATGCCGTCAAAGAAGGGCTAAATCCCGAAAAAATATCTATGAGACTCCTGAAACCTACCGCTCAGAAAATAATGACAGCAATAGAATCGGACGGGGTGTTTCTTGGAGGCACTCACCTAAAGGCCGCATCAAGAGCTATGGCAGCCATGCATGTGAGCAGCTCAGGAGGAGTAGTATGTGCAGCACCAACTGGTGGCTCCGCCGGCCTTATCCCTGGTGTCATGGCTACTTTGATGGAGGACATGGGCCTATCGGAGGACGATGCGGTGCGATCCCTGTGGGCCGCTGGTGCCGTTGGCCTACTCCTCGATCAGAGAAGCACCTTCGCCGCTGAGGTAGCAGGATGCCAAGTAGAAATAGGAGCAGCGGGCGCCATGGCTGCGGCCGCTGTAGTAGAAGCAGCAAAAGGCAGCGCAGGCCAAGCTTGCGATGCAGCGGCCATCCTTTTTCAAAACGTCATGGGATCGGTGTGCGACCTGATTCAAGGAATCGTTGAAATCCCCTGCCACACAAGAAACGCAGCCTTGGCTTCCCAAGCTTTTTTGTGCGCTGATTTGATTTTAGGGGGATATCAAAATCCCGTGCCGCTAGATGAAACCATAGATGCAGTAGACAGCGTGGGAAGGATGCTGCCAGAGGAACTGCGCTGCACATCAAGAGGCGGCATCGCTATTTGCCCCTCCGCTTTAGCCTTACCTCGCCTGGATCTGCAAAAACAATAA
- a CDS encoding FAD dependent oxidoreductase (PFAM: FAD dependent oxidoreductase~COGs: COG0665 Glycine/D-amino acid oxidase (deaminating)~InterPro IPR006076~KEGG: drm:Dred_1730 FAD dependent oxidoreductase~PFAM: FAD dependent oxidoreductase~SPTR: FAD dependent oxidoreductase), translating into MARQTADVAIIGGGVHGCSVAWHLAKEGLKVVLFERDYLSSGGSGRSAAGIRQQFGTEVNCRLALYNLEKFPVLQEELEYEADLEYDPSGYLWIAYSESQLEQLRKNVALQNSLGINSKILTPEEIKEVAPGLNTEGMLGASWNEKDGHINPHTLTFAYADAAKRLGAVIQTQTLVTGIEVKENKVTGIKTTKGDWDVGSIVCAAGPWSVEVAKWVGLDVPIVPERHQILITEPIERMKHPMTLCLDDGSYFKQCPNGTFMLGWGNPNEKKDTSFESSWEFLLEVSRRVLAKMPCLSEVRVVRQWTGPYDITPDQQAIVGATPVEGFYLDCGWSGHGLQFAPSIGRIMSEIVMGQEPFIDVSVFRFTRFEEGELFFEPACI; encoded by the coding sequence ATGGCTAGACAGACGGCGGATGTGGCGATAATAGGAGGGGGAGTTCACGGTTGTTCTGTGGCATGGCACCTTGCAAAAGAGGGTTTGAAAGTCGTGCTTTTCGAGCGGGATTACTTGTCTTCGGGAGGGAGCGGCAGAAGTGCTGCCGGCATAAGACAGCAGTTTGGAACGGAAGTAAATTGCAGGTTGGCTTTATATAATTTGGAGAAGTTTCCGGTCCTCCAGGAAGAGTTGGAGTACGAGGCCGATTTGGAGTACGATCCATCAGGATATTTGTGGATCGCTTACAGTGAATCCCAGCTCGAGCAGCTTAGAAAGAACGTTGCCCTTCAGAACTCCTTGGGTATAAACTCCAAAATTCTTACGCCTGAAGAGATTAAAGAGGTTGCTCCAGGATTGAACACAGAGGGAATGTTGGGGGCAAGCTGGAACGAGAAAGACGGACACATAAACCCCCACACTCTCACGTTTGCCTACGCTGATGCCGCCAAGAGACTTGGCGCGGTGATACAGACTCAAACTTTGGTTACGGGGATTGAAGTTAAAGAGAACAAGGTCACAGGTATAAAAACCACGAAGGGAGACTGGGATGTGGGTTCCATTGTATGTGCTGCGGGGCCTTGGAGCGTGGAGGTGGCTAAATGGGTGGGCCTTGATGTTCCCATTGTGCCGGAAAGACACCAAATATTGATAACAGAACCCATAGAGAGAATGAAGCACCCTATGACCTTGTGTCTTGACGATGGCAGTTACTTCAAGCAGTGTCCTAACGGCACGTTCATGCTTGGTTGGGGTAATCCTAACGAAAAAAAGGACACCAGTTTCGAGTCGTCATGGGAGTTTTTGCTTGAGGTGTCCCGTAGAGTTCTGGCCAAGATGCCGTGTCTGTCAGAGGTGAGGGTAGTTCGACAGTGGACGGGCCCATACGATATAACTCCTGACCAACAGGCAATAGTGGGAGCCACTCCCGTAGAGGGATTCTACCTTGATTGTGGATGGAGTGGCCATGGTCTCCAGTTCGCTCCTTCGATAGGAAGGATAATGTCTGAGATCGTAATGGGCCAGGAGCCCTTTATAGATGTGTCGGTTTTCAGGTTCACCCGTTTCGAGGAGGGAGAGCTCTTCTTCGAGCCGGCGTGCATATAA
- a CDS encoding Ornithine cyclodeaminase (PFAM: Ornithine cyclodeaminase/mu-crystallin family~COGs: COG2423 ornithine cyclodeaminase mu-crystallin homolog~InterPro IPR003462~KEGG: cbf:CLI_2638 ornithine cyclodeaminase~PFAM: ornithine cyclodeaminase/mu-crystallin~PRIAM: Ornithine cyclodeaminase~SPTR: Ornithine cyclodeaminase) has translation MLLISGDMIRKVYTMKEAIEATKKAFMLFSEGLTDVPLRTHLAVEEHNGRVLFMPAYVKGDFDAVGMKVVSVYFDNPSKGLPAIPSMVVLVDSSTGIPKAILNGTVLTQMRTGAASGAATDLLARKDAKIGAIFGAGGQAPSQIEAMITVRPLEEVRIYDPNKSRALDLIDRIASTFPFNQVRLVATASPEETVKDADVITTVTTARGPVFSAKDIKKGVHINAVGSYTPDMQELDPAIFSKCDKLFLDSKDAVLEESGDLIKPLNEGLLSETQISGEIGEIVAGKKQARESEEETTIFKTVGIAVQDVVVGEEIYQKAIQAGIGTSFEL, from the coding sequence ATGCTTCTCATAAGTGGAGATATGATAAGAAAAGTCTACACCATGAAGGAAGCCATTGAGGCCACTAAAAAAGCCTTCATGCTCTTCTCGGAGGGGCTGACCGACGTTCCTTTGAGGACTCACCTGGCAGTAGAAGAGCACAACGGAAGAGTCCTTTTCATGCCCGCCTACGTAAAAGGGGATTTCGACGCCGTTGGAATGAAGGTGGTCTCCGTCTATTTCGACAATCCATCCAAGGGGCTTCCGGCCATACCTTCCATGGTTGTTCTGGTTGATTCCTCAACGGGGATACCCAAGGCCATCTTGAACGGAACGGTCCTCACGCAGATGCGAACAGGGGCCGCGAGTGGGGCAGCTACCGACCTCTTGGCACGAAAGGACGCAAAGATAGGAGCAATATTTGGAGCAGGAGGTCAGGCCCCCTCACAAATAGAGGCGATGATAACCGTAAGGCCCCTTGAGGAAGTTAGGATATACGATCCAAACAAATCAAGAGCTCTTGATTTGATAGACAGAATAGCCTCCACTTTCCCCTTCAACCAGGTCCGTCTCGTGGCAACCGCCTCTCCCGAAGAGACCGTAAAAGACGCAGACGTAATAACAACTGTCACCACCGCAAGGGGTCCGGTCTTCAGCGCCAAAGATATAAAGAAGGGAGTCCACATAAACGCTGTAGGGTCCTATACCCCCGATATGCAGGAACTTGATCCAGCTATCTTCAGCAAATGCGACAAACTGTTTTTAGACTCCAAGGATGCCGTACTGGAAGAGTCAGGAGATTTGATAAAACCTTTAAACGAGGGATTGCTCTCGGAAACGCAAATAAGCGGAGAGATAGGAGAGATCGTAGCGGGCAAAAAACAAGCCAGAGAAAGCGAAGAAGAGACAACCATATTCAAGACAGTTGGAATAGCTGTCCAGGACGTGGTGGTGGGAGAAGAAATCTACCAAAAGGCAATACAAGCAGGCATAGGAACTAGCTTTGAACTGTAA